The following are from one region of the Gadus chalcogrammus isolate NIFS_2021 chromosome 19, NIFS_Gcha_1.0, whole genome shotgun sequence genome:
- the LOC130372772 gene encoding lipoxygenase homology domain-containing protein 1-like: MWMTRWRKEEQEDEGHEQNNNNVNTGRANKRSSGKSPPEKVTDGGAKEERKRTKKKKSADPEKEDEMGSKDKKKKKKKSAEDEDDEEDLQSLDSNRTGPAMGKPPCTRLVKLSCVPHGWSTTENLARRVLVYEVVTVTGDVKGAGTDANVFVTLFGDFGVSPKVHLASKSRTAFEKNKTDVFHIKTHNVGPLKKLRIEHDNTGMNAGWFLDRVVVTDVNRPHLRYYFPCNNWLSQEEADSLFVRDLLGSLNPMDVPKFNKYLVSVFTADMKGSGTDADVFINIFGEFGDTGERRLNSDKDNFERGTEDKFTIDSPNLGRLRKITIGHNNRGSSAGWFLDKVSVDDMGNKEIYEFPVNQWFAMDEADGKIQRDILVGSTQPMAIVYNIQVMTGDIRGAGTNSKIHIVMHGTKGVKNSGKVFLEGGLFERGLIDIFNVEICELISPLSRVSIGHDNGAVGAGWYCEKVTIYCPFTGIEQTFPCGRWLDEDEADGLIERELYEMVSLRQKRLKKYPWTLWIFTTDMKGAGTDAQVFLQIYGERGKSDEMKMENNTEDSFEQGQVDKFTIEMPDIGRLQKLRIWHEKRHPFAGWHLAKVTLMKTLTKEKYSFDCCRWLDINEDDNEIIREIPATGPLVPEPLPLIKYLVTICTGNISGSGTDASVFLNVLGDLGDSGERLMYMSKNNVNKFEKGNHDEFLIEAVSLGQVRRVRVGHDGRGGGCGWFLDKVLVRVDGTPESEAIEFPCDR, from the exons ATGTGGATGACGAGGTGGAGGAAA gaggagcaggaggatgaGGGCCATgagcagaacaacaacaatgtcaACACTGGCAGGGCGAACAAGAGGAGCTCAGGGAAGTCCCCGCCGGAAAAAGTGACTGACGGAGGagcaaaggaggagaggaagaggaccaagaagaagaagtctGCGGATCCCGAGAAGGAGGACGAGATGGGATCCAaggataagaagaagaagaagaagaagtctgCAGAAGACGAGGATGACGAGGAGGACCT CCAGTCTCTGGACTCAAACAGGACTGGTCCAGCCATGGGAAAGCCTCCCTGTACCAGGCTGGTAAAGCTCAGCTGTGTTCCACATGGATGGAGCACCACAGAGAATCTGGCCAGACGGGTGTTGG TGTATGAGGTGGTCACCGTCACTGGGGATGTGAAAGGAGCAGGTACAGATGCCAATGTTTTTGTTACCCTTTTTGGAGACTTTGGAGTCAGTCCCAAGGTCCACCTGGCCAGCAA AAGTCGGACAGCCTTCGAGAAGAATAAAACAGATGTTTTccacatcaaaacacacaacGTGGGACCTTTGAAAAAGCTGAG GATCGAGCATGACAATACGGGGATGAACGCCGGGTGGTTCCTGGACAGGGTGGTGGTGACAGACGTCAACAGGCCCCACCTGCGATACTACTTCCCCTGCAACAACTGGCTGAGTCAGGAGGAGGCGGACAGCCTGTTCGTCAGGGACCTGCTGGGCAGCCTCAACCCCATGGACGTCCCCAAGT TTAATAAGTACTTAGTGAGTGTGTTCACCGCAGACATGAAGGGCAGTGGGACCGATGCCGACGTTTTCATCAATATCTTTGGAGAGTTCGGGGACACAG GGGAGAGACGTTTGAACAGTGACAAAGACAACTTTGAGCGTGGAACAGAGGACAAGTTTACAATAGATTCTCCAAACCTTGGGAGACTGAGAAAAATCACCATCGGTCACAACAACAGGGGCTCCTCCGCTGGCTGGTTCCTCGATAAG GTCTCAGTGGATGACATGGGGAACAAAGAGATTTATGAGTTCCCAGTCAACCAATGGTTCGCCATGGACGAGGCAGACGGAAAGATTCAGAGAGACATACTGGTTGGATCAACGCAACCTATGG CCATCGTGTACAACATCCAGGTGATGACGGGGGACATAAGAGGCGCAGGCACCAACTCCAAGATCCATATAGTCATGCACGGAACCAAGGGTGTGAAGAACAGCGGGAAGGTGTTCCTGGAGGGGGGCCTGTTCGAGCGGGGCCTTATTGACATCTTCAACGTGGAGATCTGCGAGCTGATCAGCCCCCTCAGCAGGGTGTCCATCGGACACGACAACGGCGCGGTGGGGGCCGGCTGGTACTGTGAGAAG GTGACGATCTACTGTCCGTTCACGGGCATCGAGCAGACCTTCCCATGTGGGCGGTGGTTGGACGAGGACGAGGCTGACGGACTGATCGAGAGGGAACTCTACGAGATGGTTTCTCTCAGACAGAAAAGACTGAAAA AGTACCCCTGGACCCTGTGGATCTTCACCACGGATATGAAGGGAGCAGGGACTGACGCCCAGGTGTTTCTGCAGATCTACGGGGAACGCGGCAAGTCTGACGAGATGAAAATGGAGAACAACACAGAGGATAGTTTTGAACAGGGACAGGTGGACAAGTTCACG ATTGAAATGCCAGATATAGGACGGCTGCAGAAACTAAGAATTTGGCATGAGAAAAGACATCCTTTTGCTGGATGGCATCTAGCAAAA GTTACTCTAATGAAGACCTTGACAAAAGAGAAGTACTCTTTTGATTGCTGCCGCTGGCTGGACATCAATGAGGACGATAACGAGATCATCAGAGAGATCCCGGCTACTGGGCCTCTGGTCCCGGAACCCCTCCCCT TGATTAAGTACCTCGTCACCATCTGCACGGGCAACATCAGCGGCAGCGGCACGGACGCCAGCGTGTTCCTCAACGTGCTCGGGGACCTCGGCGACTCAGGGGAGCGGCTCATGTACATGAGCAAAAACAATGTCAACAAATTTGAGAAAGGCAAC
- the st8sia5 gene encoding alpha-2,8-sialyltransferase 8E isoform X1, producing MLRRRMGYSDPTSSKDLLGNRSLCFIFICAFGLVTLLQQILYGKNYIKSAQQFSRLKGDETGNWSGPINFSDDGSLKPARNGKKRCFRQNFQPDSQSSIIVAPCLADIKKKKKRSHRYLDSYKGAYEYNSTACKEFRQDIMDVKVLTMVKTSDLFERWRNLQVCTWEQNKMETDNFKASLSRCCNAPSFLFTTKRNTPAGAKLRYEVDTSGILPVTTEVFKMFPDDMPYNKSQYKKCAVIGNGGIIKNSKCGKEIDSADFVFRCNIPPINDKYSADVGTKTDLVTINPSIITERFQKLEKWRRPFYEVLQNYENSSVVLPAFYNTRNTDVSFRVKYMLDDFDSQRGVFFFHPQYLLNVQRFWAVQGVRAKRLSSGLMLVTAALEMCEEVHLYGFWAFPMNPLGIYITHHYYDNVKPRPGFHAMPHEIFNFLHMHTRGIVNVHTGQCR from the exons ATGCTGCGCCGGAGGATGGGGTACTCGGACCCCACGTCGAGTAAGGACCTGCTCGGCAATAGGTCTCTTTGTTTTATCTTTATCTGTGCATTTGGACTGGTCACTCTATTGCAACAAATACTCTATGGAAAAAACTACATTAAGAG TGCACAACAGTTTAGCAGACTCAAAGGCGACGAAACGGGGAATTGGAGCGGTCCCATTAATTTCTCGGATGACGGATCTCTGAAGCCGGCCAGAAATGGGAAGAAAAG ATGTTTCCGTCAGAATTTTCAGCCTGATTCACAGAGCTCCATAATAGTCGCACCCTGCCTAGCTGAtattaagaagaaaaaaaaacgctcTCACAG GTATTTGGACTCCTACAAAGGGGCCTATGAATACAACTCCACTGCCTGCAAAGAGTTCAGGCAGGACATTATGGACGTTAAGGTCCTGACAAT GGTGAAAACTTCAGATCTCTTTGAGAGGTGGAGGAACCTGCAGGTTTGCACGTGGGAACAGAATAAAATGGAGACTGACAACTTCAA GGCGTCTCTGTCCCGGTGCTGTAATGCTCCCTCCTTCCTGTTCACCACCAAGAGGAACACGCCTGCAGGGGCCAAGCTGAGGTACGAGGTGGACACCAGCGGCATCCTGCCCGTCACAACCGAGGTCTTCAAGATGTTCCCAGAT GATATGCCATACAACAAATCCCAATATAAGAAATGCGCTGTCATTGGAAATGGAGGCATCATCAAGAACAGCAAATGTGGGAAAGAGATCGACTCAGCAGACTTTGTGTTCAG ATGCAATATACCACCTATCAACGATAAGTACTCAGCAGATGTCGGCACTAAAACGGATCTTGTGACAATTAATCCAAGCATAATTACAGAGAG GTTCCAGAAGCTGGAGAAGTGGCGGCGGCCGTTCTACGAGGTCCTCCAGAACTACGAGAACTCCTCGGTGGTGCTGCCGGCGTTCTACAACACGCGCAACACCGACGTCTCATTCCGCGTCAAGTACATGCTGGACGACTTTGACTCCCAGCGTGGCGTGTTCTTCTTCCACCCCCAGTACCTGCTCAACGTGCAGCGCTTCTGGGCGGTGCAGGGCGTGCGGGCCAAGCGCCTCAGCAGCGGGCTGATGCTGGTGACCGCCGCCCTGGAGATGTGCGAGGAGGTCCACCTCTACGGCTTCTGGGCCTTCCCCATGAACCCCTTAGGCATCTACATCACTCACCACTACTACGACAATGTCAAGCCACGGCCCGGCTTCCACGCAATGCCCCACGAGATCTTTAACTtcctgcacatgcacacgcgcggGATCGTCAACGTTCATACAGGGCAATGCAGGTGA
- the st8sia5 gene encoding alpha-2,8-sialyltransferase 8E isoform X4, translating to MGYSDPTSSKDLLGNRSLCFIFICAFGLVTLLQQILYGKNYIKRVKTSDLFERWRNLQVCTWEQNKMETDNFKASLSRCCNAPSFLFTTKRNTPAGAKLRYEVDTSGILPVTTEVFKMFPDDMPYNKSQYKKCAVIGNGGIIKNSKCGKEIDSADFVFRCNIPPINDKYSADVGTKTDLVTINPSIITERFQKLEKWRRPFYEVLQNYENSSVVLPAFYNTRNTDVSFRVKYMLDDFDSQRGVFFFHPQYLLNVQRFWAVQGVRAKRLSSGLMLVTAALEMCEEVHLYGFWAFPMNPLGIYITHHYYDNVKPRPGFHAMPHEIFNFLHMHTRGIVNVHTGQCR from the exons ATGGGGTACTCGGACCCCACGTCGAGTAAGGACCTGCTCGGCAATAGGTCTCTTTGTTTTATCTTTATCTGTGCATTTGGACTGGTCACTCTATTGCAACAAATACTCTATGGAAAAAACTACATTAAGAG GGTGAAAACTTCAGATCTCTTTGAGAGGTGGAGGAACCTGCAGGTTTGCACGTGGGAACAGAATAAAATGGAGACTGACAACTTCAA GGCGTCTCTGTCCCGGTGCTGTAATGCTCCCTCCTTCCTGTTCACCACCAAGAGGAACACGCCTGCAGGGGCCAAGCTGAGGTACGAGGTGGACACCAGCGGCATCCTGCCCGTCACAACCGAGGTCTTCAAGATGTTCCCAGAT GATATGCCATACAACAAATCCCAATATAAGAAATGCGCTGTCATTGGAAATGGAGGCATCATCAAGAACAGCAAATGTGGGAAAGAGATCGACTCAGCAGACTTTGTGTTCAG ATGCAATATACCACCTATCAACGATAAGTACTCAGCAGATGTCGGCACTAAAACGGATCTTGTGACAATTAATCCAAGCATAATTACAGAGAG GTTCCAGAAGCTGGAGAAGTGGCGGCGGCCGTTCTACGAGGTCCTCCAGAACTACGAGAACTCCTCGGTGGTGCTGCCGGCGTTCTACAACACGCGCAACACCGACGTCTCATTCCGCGTCAAGTACATGCTGGACGACTTTGACTCCCAGCGTGGCGTGTTCTTCTTCCACCCCCAGTACCTGCTCAACGTGCAGCGCTTCTGGGCGGTGCAGGGCGTGCGGGCCAAGCGCCTCAGCAGCGGGCTGATGCTGGTGACCGCCGCCCTGGAGATGTGCGAGGAGGTCCACCTCTACGGCTTCTGGGCCTTCCCCATGAACCCCTTAGGCATCTACATCACTCACCACTACTACGACAATGTCAAGCCACGGCCCGGCTTCCACGCAATGCCCCACGAGATCTTTAACTtcctgcacatgcacacgcgcggGATCGTCAACGTTCATACAGGGCAATGCAGGTGA
- the st8sia5 gene encoding alpha-2,8-sialyltransferase 8E isoform X2: protein MGYSDPTSSKDLLGNRSLCFIFICAFGLVTLLQQILYGKNYIKSAQQFSRLKGDETGNWSGPINFSDDGSLKPARNGKKRYLDSYKGAYEYNSTACKEFRQDIMDVKVLTMVKTSDLFERWRNLQVCTWEQNKMETDNFKASLSRCCNAPSFLFTTKRNTPAGAKLRYEVDTSGILPVTTEVFKMFPDDMPYNKSQYKKCAVIGNGGIIKNSKCGKEIDSADFVFRCNIPPINDKYSADVGTKTDLVTINPSIITERFQKLEKWRRPFYEVLQNYENSSVVLPAFYNTRNTDVSFRVKYMLDDFDSQRGVFFFHPQYLLNVQRFWAVQGVRAKRLSSGLMLVTAALEMCEEVHLYGFWAFPMNPLGIYITHHYYDNVKPRPGFHAMPHEIFNFLHMHTRGIVNVHTGQCR, encoded by the exons ATGGGGTACTCGGACCCCACGTCGAGTAAGGACCTGCTCGGCAATAGGTCTCTTTGTTTTATCTTTATCTGTGCATTTGGACTGGTCACTCTATTGCAACAAATACTCTATGGAAAAAACTACATTAAGAG TGCACAACAGTTTAGCAGACTCAAAGGCGACGAAACGGGGAATTGGAGCGGTCCCATTAATTTCTCGGATGACGGATCTCTGAAGCCGGCCAGAAATGGGAAGAAAAG GTATTTGGACTCCTACAAAGGGGCCTATGAATACAACTCCACTGCCTGCAAAGAGTTCAGGCAGGACATTATGGACGTTAAGGTCCTGACAAT GGTGAAAACTTCAGATCTCTTTGAGAGGTGGAGGAACCTGCAGGTTTGCACGTGGGAACAGAATAAAATGGAGACTGACAACTTCAA GGCGTCTCTGTCCCGGTGCTGTAATGCTCCCTCCTTCCTGTTCACCACCAAGAGGAACACGCCTGCAGGGGCCAAGCTGAGGTACGAGGTGGACACCAGCGGCATCCTGCCCGTCACAACCGAGGTCTTCAAGATGTTCCCAGAT GATATGCCATACAACAAATCCCAATATAAGAAATGCGCTGTCATTGGAAATGGAGGCATCATCAAGAACAGCAAATGTGGGAAAGAGATCGACTCAGCAGACTTTGTGTTCAG ATGCAATATACCACCTATCAACGATAAGTACTCAGCAGATGTCGGCACTAAAACGGATCTTGTGACAATTAATCCAAGCATAATTACAGAGAG GTTCCAGAAGCTGGAGAAGTGGCGGCGGCCGTTCTACGAGGTCCTCCAGAACTACGAGAACTCCTCGGTGGTGCTGCCGGCGTTCTACAACACGCGCAACACCGACGTCTCATTCCGCGTCAAGTACATGCTGGACGACTTTGACTCCCAGCGTGGCGTGTTCTTCTTCCACCCCCAGTACCTGCTCAACGTGCAGCGCTTCTGGGCGGTGCAGGGCGTGCGGGCCAAGCGCCTCAGCAGCGGGCTGATGCTGGTGACCGCCGCCCTGGAGATGTGCGAGGAGGTCCACCTCTACGGCTTCTGGGCCTTCCCCATGAACCCCTTAGGCATCTACATCACTCACCACTACTACGACAATGTCAAGCCACGGCCCGGCTTCCACGCAATGCCCCACGAGATCTTTAACTtcctgcacatgcacacgcgcggGATCGTCAACGTTCATACAGGGCAATGCAGGTGA
- the st8sia5 gene encoding alpha-2,8-sialyltransferase 8E isoform X3, translated as MLRRRMGYSDPTSSKDLLGNRSLCFIFICAFGLVTLLQQILYGKNYIKRYLDSYKGAYEYNSTACKEFRQDIMDVKVLTMVKTSDLFERWRNLQVCTWEQNKMETDNFKASLSRCCNAPSFLFTTKRNTPAGAKLRYEVDTSGILPVTTEVFKMFPDDMPYNKSQYKKCAVIGNGGIIKNSKCGKEIDSADFVFRCNIPPINDKYSADVGTKTDLVTINPSIITERFQKLEKWRRPFYEVLQNYENSSVVLPAFYNTRNTDVSFRVKYMLDDFDSQRGVFFFHPQYLLNVQRFWAVQGVRAKRLSSGLMLVTAALEMCEEVHLYGFWAFPMNPLGIYITHHYYDNVKPRPGFHAMPHEIFNFLHMHTRGIVNVHTGQCR; from the exons ATGCTGCGCCGGAGGATGGGGTACTCGGACCCCACGTCGAGTAAGGACCTGCTCGGCAATAGGTCTCTTTGTTTTATCTTTATCTGTGCATTTGGACTGGTCACTCTATTGCAACAAATACTCTATGGAAAAAACTACATTAAGAG GTATTTGGACTCCTACAAAGGGGCCTATGAATACAACTCCACTGCCTGCAAAGAGTTCAGGCAGGACATTATGGACGTTAAGGTCCTGACAAT GGTGAAAACTTCAGATCTCTTTGAGAGGTGGAGGAACCTGCAGGTTTGCACGTGGGAACAGAATAAAATGGAGACTGACAACTTCAA GGCGTCTCTGTCCCGGTGCTGTAATGCTCCCTCCTTCCTGTTCACCACCAAGAGGAACACGCCTGCAGGGGCCAAGCTGAGGTACGAGGTGGACACCAGCGGCATCCTGCCCGTCACAACCGAGGTCTTCAAGATGTTCCCAGAT GATATGCCATACAACAAATCCCAATATAAGAAATGCGCTGTCATTGGAAATGGAGGCATCATCAAGAACAGCAAATGTGGGAAAGAGATCGACTCAGCAGACTTTGTGTTCAG ATGCAATATACCACCTATCAACGATAAGTACTCAGCAGATGTCGGCACTAAAACGGATCTTGTGACAATTAATCCAAGCATAATTACAGAGAG GTTCCAGAAGCTGGAGAAGTGGCGGCGGCCGTTCTACGAGGTCCTCCAGAACTACGAGAACTCCTCGGTGGTGCTGCCGGCGTTCTACAACACGCGCAACACCGACGTCTCATTCCGCGTCAAGTACATGCTGGACGACTTTGACTCCCAGCGTGGCGTGTTCTTCTTCCACCCCCAGTACCTGCTCAACGTGCAGCGCTTCTGGGCGGTGCAGGGCGTGCGGGCCAAGCGCCTCAGCAGCGGGCTGATGCTGGTGACCGCCGCCCTGGAGATGTGCGAGGAGGTCCACCTCTACGGCTTCTGGGCCTTCCCCATGAACCCCTTAGGCATCTACATCACTCACCACTACTACGACAATGTCAAGCCACGGCCCGGCTTCCACGCAATGCCCCACGAGATCTTTAACTtcctgcacatgcacacgcgcggGATCGTCAACGTTCATACAGGGCAATGCAGGTGA
- the rpl37 gene encoding LOW QUALITY PROTEIN: 60S ribosomal protein L37 (The sequence of the model RefSeq protein was modified relative to this genomic sequence to represent the inferred CDS: deleted 3 bases in 3 codons): MPWCHQRALGPEGLHCLLVAQTKGTSSFGKRRNKTHALCRRCGSKAYHLQKSACGKCGYPEKRKRKYNWSAKAKRRNTTGTGRLRHLKVVYRRFRNGFREGTTPKPRRAAVAASSSS; encoded by the exons ATGCCCTGGTGCCACCAGAGGGCCCTGGGGCCAGAGGGTTTACACTGCCTTCTGGTGGCCCAG ACGAAGGGAACCTCTTCCTTTGGAAAGCGTCGTAATAAGACGCACGCCCTGTGCCGGCGTTGC GGGTCCAAAGCCTACCATCTGCAGAAGTCTGCCTGCGGAAAGTGTGGCTACCCCGAGAAGCGCAAGAGAAAGT ATAACTGGAGTGCCAAGGCCAAGAGGAGGAACACCACTGGCACTGGT CGCCTGAGGCACCTGAAGGTGGTT TACCGTAGATTCAG GAATGGATTCCGGGAAGGTACCACCCCCAAACCCAGACGTGCTGCGGTGGCTGCCTCCAGCTCATCCTAA